ATGAAAGACTATACGGTAATAATGTTATATTTACAACTGGTTTAGATGAACATGGACAAAAGATACAAGAAGCAGCAGAAAAAAATAATTTCACACCACAAGAGTGGGTTGATAAAATGAACGAAAACTTTACTTCTTTGTGGAAAGAATTAAAAATATCAAATGATGATTACATAAGAACTACTTCAAATAGACATTTAGATACAGTAAAAGAAATAATAAAAAAAGTATATGATAATGGCGACATATATTTAGGAGAGTATAAAGGTAAATACTGTGTGTCAGAAGAAACATTTGTAACAGATAGCCAATTAGTAGATGGTAAATATTTAGGAAAAGAAGTTATAGAAGTTTCAGAACCTTCATATTTTTTCAGATTATCGAAATATGCTGATAAATTATTAAAATACTATGATGAACATGAAAACTTTATAATCCCTAAACACAGAAAAAATGAATTAGTTTCATTTATAAATCAAGGATTACAAGACTTATCTATATCAAGAACAACCTTTAATTGGGGTATACCATTAGAAATTGATGATAAACATGTCATATATGTTTGGTTTGACGCTCTTAATTCATATTTAACTGGTGCAAATTATTTAGATGAAGAAAAATTTAATAATATATGGAATAATGGAGAAATTTATCATTTTTTAGGAAAAGACATTTTAAGATTTCATGCTATGATATGGCCTGCTATGCTTATGTCAGCAGGTATAAAATTACCTGAACACATTGCAGCACACGGTTGGTGGACAGTAAATGGAGAAAAAATGAGTAAGTCATTAGGTAATGTAGTTGACCCTATTACAGAAATTCAAAAGTATGGACTAGACCCATTTAGATACTTCCTATTAAGAGAATCTACTTTTGGCTCAGATGCTGATTATTCTACTGATTCTATGATACAAAGAATAAATTCAGATTTAGCTAACGATTTAGGGAATTTACTTAATAGAACTATTGGTATGCAAAGAAAATATTTTGGTGATATAATTATAGAAGAAAATAATCTTACTGATATTGAAAAAGAAGTTTATGAACTATATGACAATACTGTTAAAAATGTATATTCTAAATTACAAGAATGTAATTTTTCAGATAGTTTAAAAGAAATATGGATATTAATATCTAGAATGAATAAATATATCGATGAAACTATGCCTTGGATACTACATAAAGAAAATAAGCTAGATAGATTAAGAGTGGTTATGTATACACTATTTGATATGTTAAGAAATATTGCTTATTTAGTATCACCAGTATTAGTTGAAAGCAGTCAAAAGATATTAGACCAAATGGGATTAGATGAAAATGTAACTAATGCAAATATATATAATATAGGTAAATTTAAAAATAATACTAAACTAAATGTTTCATACCCTATATTTCCTAGAATAGAAAAACTAGAAACAGAATTCAAAGAAGATTTAGTAATAACAAATCCAGCAAGTATAGAAGATTTTTCAAAATTAAATATAGAAGTTGTAGAAATATTAAAAGCAGAAAAAATTAAAGATTCAAAAAATTTGCTTAGAATTATAATTTCTACTTCAAAAGAAAAAAGACAGGTTATATCAGGAATAGCAAAATATTACGATAATTTAGATGAATTAGTTGCTAAAAAAGTTCTAGCTATTGTTAATTTAAATCCAGTTGAAATATCTAATTATATTTCACAAGCAATGCTACTTACAACTACTGAAAAGAAGAAAATAAAATTAATAGAAGTTGATAATAGTATAAAAATAGGTACCAAAATAAAATAATAATAAAATAAAGGAGAAAAATATGAAAAAAATAATTTTAACATTAATTATGTCAATTTTACCGTTTATGTCTTTAGCTAAGACTAATAATAACGCTAGCTATAAATTTAATACTATCTCTAAAAAGGCTTTTAGTGATAATAAATATATTGCATATACTGCATTATGGTGTGGACACTGTAAAGCTGAGTATAAACATTTCCAAGAAATATATGAAAAGTACCCAAATAACTTTAATATAATTGTATTTATAAGTAATGATAATTCAAAAGAAGAAATTTTAGACTATTTCAAGA
This DNA window, taken from Oceanivirga salmonicida, encodes the following:
- the metG gene encoding methionine--tRNA ligase, with translation MKKTKYITTPIYYPNAKPHIGTAYTTIICDTLARYERLYGNNVIFTTGLDEHGQKIQEAAEKNNFTPQEWVDKMNENFTSLWKELKISNDDYIRTTSNRHLDTVKEIIKKVYDNGDIYLGEYKGKYCVSEETFVTDSQLVDGKYLGKEVIEVSEPSYFFRLSKYADKLLKYYDEHENFIIPKHRKNELVSFINQGLQDLSISRTTFNWGIPLEIDDKHVIYVWFDALNSYLTGANYLDEEKFNNIWNNGEIYHFLGKDILRFHAMIWPAMLMSAGIKLPEHIAAHGWWTVNGEKMSKSLGNVVDPITEIQKYGLDPFRYFLLRESTFGSDADYSTDSMIQRINSDLANDLGNLLNRTIGMQRKYFGDIIIEENNLTDIEKEVYELYDNTVKNVYSKLQECNFSDSLKEIWILISRMNKYIDETMPWILHKENKLDRLRVVMYTLFDMLRNIAYLVSPVLVESSQKILDQMGLDENVTNANIYNIGKFKNNTKLNVSYPIFPRIEKLETEFKEDLVITNPASIEDFSKLNIEVVEILKAEKIKDSKNLLRIIISTSKEKRQVISGIAKYYDNLDELVAKKVLAIVNLNPVEISNYISQAMLLTTTEKKKIKLIEVDNSIKIGTKIK
- a CDS encoding TlpA family protein disulfide reductase translates to MKKIILTLIMSILPFMSLAKTNNNASYKFNTISKKAFSDNKYIAYTALWCGHCKAEYKHFQEIYEKYPNNFNIIVFISNDNSKEEILDYFKKNKYTFPIYYDEGKIYMNALNIQYYPTIFEIKDTKNGINLTQIDELFNVNNFYEKNKKEIDRNLKK